The Echinicola rosea genome has a segment encoding these proteins:
- a CDS encoding GNAT family N-acetyltransferase: MKIEGEHGITLNTWGGQHFHKLYPLANNPAIAKNLKDSFPQPYTLHHARFWIEHNIKFNPPQNFAIEKDGTLVGAIGIHKGENELRTNMELGFWLGEPFWGQGIATEAVKLFVPYLFKNFEVLRVFATVYDFNVPCMRVLQKAGFEEEAILKGGFIKNNTVGDMFQFVKLREDYL; encoded by the coding sequence ATGAAAATCGAAGGAGAACATGGTATCACGCTAAATACCTGGGGCGGACAGCATTTCCACAAACTGTACCCTTTGGCCAACAATCCTGCCATTGCCAAAAACTTAAAAGATAGCTTTCCCCAGCCCTATACCCTTCACCATGCCCGCTTCTGGATCGAGCACAATATCAAATTCAATCCACCTCAAAATTTTGCCATAGAAAAAGACGGCACTCTTGTCGGCGCCATCGGTATCCACAAAGGAGAAAATGAACTCCGCACTAATATGGAACTTGGCTTTTGGCTGGGCGAGCCTTTTTGGGGACAAGGTATCGCCACAGAAGCCGTCAAGCTTTTCGTTCCTTATCTCTTCAAGAACTTTGAAGTCCTGCGGGTCTTCGCTACGGTCTATGACTTCAATGTACCTTGCATGCGGGTACTGCAGAAGGCGGGATTTGAAGAAGAAGCCATACTCAAAGGTGGGTTTATCAAGAACAATACTGTGGGTGATATGTTTCAGTTTGTAAAGCTTAGAGAAGACTATTTATAA
- a CDS encoding 3-hydroxyanthranilate 3,4-dioxygenase: MALTKPFNFRKWIDENRHLLKPPVGNQQVYKGNDDFIVMVVGGPNSRKDYHYNEGEEFFYQLEGNIVLKVIDEGKPKDIEIKEGEIFLLPPKVHHSPRRPANTVGLVMERYRQEGEKDGFIWYCENCGNKLYEEYAAVTDIVSQLPPIMERFWSNPDNFTCKSCGTKMEK, from the coding sequence ATGGCATTGACTAAACCGTTTAACTTCAGAAAATGGATTGACGAAAACAGGCACTTGCTGAAGCCACCTGTGGGCAATCAGCAGGTGTATAAGGGGAATGATGATTTTATCGTGATGGTCGTGGGCGGTCCCAATTCCCGAAAGGATTATCATTATAATGAAGGCGAGGAATTCTTCTACCAGCTAGAAGGAAATATCGTGTTGAAAGTGATCGATGAGGGCAAGCCAAAGGATATAGAAATCAAAGAAGGTGAAATTTTCCTTTTGCCACCAAAAGTACACCATAGCCCCCGACGTCCTGCCAATACGGTGGGGCTGGTTATGGAGCGCTATCGTCAAGAAGGGGAAAAAGATGGGTTTATCTGGTATTGTGAAAACTGCGGAAACAAGCTCTATGAGGAATATGCCGCGGTGACGGACATTGTCAGCCAATTGCCGCCTATCATGGAGCGTTTTTGGAGCAATCCTGATAATTTCACCTGTAAATCTTGTGGGACCAAAATGGAGAAGTAG
- the kynU gene encoding kynureninase yields MTAYRYSLAFAQERDREDPLRKFRSRFYFPKVNGAEAIYFCGNSLGLQPKAVKEYLERDLDSWATRAVDGHFDGEQPWFSVHERSKITLAEIVGAKNHEVVAMGSLTSNLHSLMVSFYQPEGKRNKILTEAGAFPSDMYALETQAKHHGLDPGEAIVEVAPRAGEHTLRTADILEAISAHKDELACVMMAGLQYYSGQVFDMAAITKAGHEAGALVGFDLAHAVGNAPLRLHEWGVDFAAWCSYKYLNSGPGNVAGIYVHERHGDKPELNRFAGWWGHDEKVRFKMEKGFVPMYGADGWQTSNGNVLGMAAHQASLDIFKEAGMTSLRKKSVQLTGFLEYLIREISGDSGVLEIITPSVEEERGCQLSLLIHKGGKAVFDEFYRNGIVGDWRNPNVIRIAPTPLYNSFEDVLRFARILEQSLSKFP; encoded by the coding sequence ATGACTGCATACCGTTATAGTTTGGCCTTTGCCCAGGAAAGGGATCGTGAAGATCCCCTGAGGAAATTCAGAAGTCGATTTTACTTTCCCAAGGTAAATGGTGCGGAAGCCATTTACTTTTGCGGCAATTCCTTGGGGCTTCAACCAAAGGCAGTCAAAGAGTACCTCGAGCGGGATTTGGATAGCTGGGCGACCAGGGCGGTGGATGGCCACTTTGATGGCGAGCAGCCGTGGTTTTCTGTCCATGAAAGGTCCAAGATCACCTTGGCAGAAATCGTTGGTGCCAAAAATCACGAGGTAGTCGCCATGGGAAGTTTGACCAGTAACCTTCATTCCCTTATGGTGTCCTTTTATCAGCCAGAAGGAAAACGAAATAAAATCCTGACAGAAGCGGGTGCTTTCCCTTCAGATATGTATGCACTGGAAACCCAGGCAAAACACCATGGATTGGATCCTGGTGAGGCCATTGTCGAAGTAGCACCCAGGGCTGGAGAGCATACCCTCAGGACAGCGGATATTCTAGAAGCGATATCAGCCCATAAGGATGAACTCGCTTGTGTGATGATGGCAGGCTTGCAGTATTATTCTGGGCAGGTGTTTGACATGGCAGCAATTACCAAAGCAGGGCATGAGGCAGGTGCTTTGGTCGGATTTGACCTTGCCCATGCAGTGGGAAATGCACCCTTACGATTGCATGAGTGGGGAGTGGATTTTGCGGCATGGTGCAGTTACAAGTACCTAAATTCGGGCCCCGGTAATGTGGCGGGAATCTATGTCCATGAGCGGCATGGTGACAAGCCGGAGCTGAATCGTTTTGCTGGCTGGTGGGGCCATGATGAAAAAGTGCGCTTCAAAATGGAAAAGGGTTTTGTTCCCATGTATGGTGCCGATGGCTGGCAGACATCCAATGGCAATGTCCTGGGGATGGCGGCACACCAGGCTTCCTTGGATATTTTCAAAGAGGCGGGGATGACAAGCTTAAGGAAAAAAAGCGTGCAGCTAACCGGGTTCCTAGAATACTTGATTCGTGAAATAAGCGGTGATAGCGGTGTGCTGGAGATCATTACGCCAAGTGTTGAGGAAGAGAGAGGCTGCCAATTGTCCCTGCTGATCCATAAAGGTGGAAAAGCCGTTTTTGATGAATTTTACAGGAATGGGATTGTTGGAGATTGGCGAAATCCCAATGTGATTAGGATTGCCCCGACACCCCT
- a CDS encoding thiamine pyrophosphokinase, whose protein sequence is MSSHHFVKEQQEPAMLIMGTEQLSYEQIAPLLEWVPTVLVAEPMVDTVLSWGIKIDVILATSEFQKEHFNLLEEQYPLRFLTSQQENFLEEGLQYLIATKHPDVNIIGYDHQQLFQLEEKLDLVNIVVFDGPIRYFPVRAKSFKKWFPHSAIQLHAPDGALIEMKTAVESQFIHIKHATFVEAEEGTITFQSMQPFWIGEMVGG, encoded by the coding sequence ATGTCTTCACATCATTTTGTCAAAGAACAGCAGGAGCCCGCCATGCTCATCATGGGCACTGAACAGCTTTCGTACGAGCAGATTGCCCCACTGCTAGAGTGGGTGCCTACTGTGCTGGTGGCCGAACCGATGGTGGATACCGTGCTGTCTTGGGGCATTAAAATCGACGTGATCCTCGCTACAAGTGAATTTCAAAAAGAGCATTTCAACCTACTGGAAGAACAGTACCCGCTGCGTTTTTTGACTTCGCAGCAGGAAAATTTCCTGGAGGAAGGACTCCAATACCTCATCGCCACCAAGCATCCTGATGTCAATATTATTGGTTACGATCACCAACAGCTATTTCAGTTGGAAGAAAAACTGGACCTCGTGAATATCGTGGTCTTTGATGGGCCTATCCGCTATTTTCCCGTGAGGGCTAAATCCTTTAAAAAATGGTTCCCTCACAGCGCTATCCAATTGCATGCGCCAGATGGCGCCCTTATCGAAATGAAAACTGCGGTGGAAAGCCAATTTATCCATATCAAACATGCCACCTTCGTGGAAGCCGAGGAAGGCACCATTACCTTCCAATCCATGCAGCCCTTCTGGATCGGGGAAATGGTCGGGGGATGA
- a CDS encoding Tll0287-like domain-containing protein yields the protein MKKMIRILFIILAGLLVSCGSRKKVDREVFDAVNESMEVKKVNEVDIINKAIKWGNEISAEAQQKLMEKLTTAINEKGVAGAVEFCNVEALPSLDKVSKEHKVVVRRVSHDYRNPSDQPNDKEQMLLQAYEYNEENDVENSPNVQEIENGEILLYTKAITIPGEMCLNCHGDPKNDIDEATLAKIGKLYPEDKAIGHDVGDLRGMWSIAIPKKEVVKKL from the coding sequence ATGAAGAAGATGATACGGATTTTATTTATAATATTAGCGGGATTGTTGGTCTCTTGTGGCTCAAGAAAGAAGGTGGATCGGGAAGTATTCGATGCCGTCAATGAATCCATGGAGGTCAAAAAGGTCAATGAAGTGGATATCATTAACAAGGCCATCAAATGGGGCAATGAGATCAGTGCAGAAGCCCAACAAAAGTTGATGGAAAAATTGACCACGGCGATCAATGAAAAAGGAGTGGCAGGAGCAGTGGAGTTTTGCAATGTGGAGGCACTTCCCTCGCTGGATAAGGTGAGCAAGGAACACAAGGTCGTCGTAAGAAGGGTTTCCCATGATTACAGGAATCCTTCCGATCAGCCCAATGACAAAGAGCAAATGTTGCTTCAGGCTTACGAATACAATGAGGAAAATGACGTGGAGAATTCTCCAAATGTTCAGGAAATTGAAAATGGTGAAATTTTACTTTATACAAAAGCCATCACAATTCCTGGAGAGATGTGTTTGAATTGTCACGGTGATCCAAAAAACGATATTGATGAGGCTACCTTGGCAAAGATCGGAAAGCTATACCCCGAGGATAAAGCTATAGGCCACGATGTTGGCGATCTCAGGGGAATGTGGAGCATTGCCATTCCCAAAAAGGAAGTGGTAAAGAAGCTGTAG
- the prfA gene encoding peptide chain release factor 1, which translates to MLDKLGHIKDRFEEVGQLIIQPDAMSDMSKYTKLTKEYKDLEKIVQVFDEYKLVLDNIKSSKAILETEKDPDFREMAKAELDELKEKETEYEKELKQMLIPKDPNDSKDCILEIRSGTGGDEAAIFAGDIFRMYERYAEKQNWNLTVLDLTFGSAGGYKEIISTVSGADVYGMLKYESGVHRVQRIPTTETQGRVHTSAATVAVLPEMEDVDVQIDMNDVRKDTYCSSGPGGQSVNTTYSAVRLTHEPTGIVVTCQDQKSQIKNFEKALKVLRSRIYEIELAKHNEEVGAQRKSMVGSGDRSDKIRTYNYPQSRVTDHRINKTVYNLPDVMDGNLEEFTSALRFAENAERLKNSGMED; encoded by the coding sequence ATGCTTGATAAATTAGGGCACATCAAAGACCGATTTGAGGAAGTGGGGCAGCTGATCATTCAGCCGGACGCCATGTCCGACATGAGCAAATACACCAAGCTCACCAAAGAATATAAAGACTTGGAAAAAATCGTCCAGGTTTTTGACGAATATAAACTGGTACTGGACAATATCAAAAGCTCAAAAGCAATACTTGAAACCGAAAAGGACCCTGATTTCAGGGAAATGGCCAAAGCAGAGCTGGATGAGCTAAAAGAAAAAGAAACCGAATACGAGAAAGAGCTGAAACAAATGCTCATTCCCAAAGACCCGAATGATTCCAAAGATTGTATCCTGGAAATCCGCAGTGGTACAGGCGGTGATGAGGCGGCCATTTTTGCGGGCGATATCTTCCGCATGTACGAGCGCTATGCTGAAAAGCAAAACTGGAACCTGACCGTCTTGGACCTAACCTTTGGCTCTGCAGGCGGGTACAAAGAAATCATCAGCACAGTCTCTGGCGCCGATGTATATGGCATGCTCAAATACGAATCTGGTGTCCATCGGGTTCAGCGGATCCCTACCACAGAAACACAGGGCAGGGTACATACCTCTGCTGCCACGGTCGCCGTTCTTCCCGAAATGGAAGATGTCGATGTACAAATCGACATGAACGATGTCCGCAAAGACACCTACTGCTCATCAGGGCCAGGAGGGCAGTCGGTAAACACGACGTATTCTGCCGTGAGACTTACCCATGAGCCTACCGGCATCGTAGTAACTTGCCAAGACCAAAAATCGCAAATCAAAAACTTCGAAAAGGCCCTCAAAGTACTGCGATCCAGAATCTATGAAATCGAGCTGGCCAAGCATAACGAAGAGGTGGGCGCCCAGCGAAAATCAATGGTAGGCAGCGGTGACCGATCCGACAAGATCAGAACCTATAACTACCCCCAAAGCCGGGTAACCGATCACCGGATAAACAAGACTGTCTATAACCTTCCCGATGTAATGGATGGTAACCTCGAGGAATTTACAAGTGCACTGCGCTTTGCAGAAAATGCAGAAAGACTCAAAAACAGCGGCATGGAAGACTAA